In one Sphingobacterium daejeonense genomic region, the following are encoded:
- a CDS encoding tyrosine/phenylalanine carboxypeptidase domain-containing protein codes for MTIFLRTNLQRWHETRLSFLQRQNAEFNSPVRVREDISGVMVNRGVLNISKEYKVTRKRAEALIQHEIGTHVVTYFNGRQQPLSIFSLGVPGYEELQEGLAVLAEYIVGGLNNDRLRIIAARVIAVQNMLLGNSFIDTFSMLVDQYNFLPETAFTIVMRVYRGGGLTKDALYLKGLMELITYLKDGNNVHLLMMGKIRKDYLPIIKDLLQKEILIPPAVTPRYLFPEFSPQWKDVKRKGSIFKLIQ; via the coding sequence ATGACTATATTTCTGCGAACGAATTTGCAAAGATGGCACGAGACGAGGTTAAGTTTTTTACAGAGGCAAAATGCTGAATTTAACAGCCCTGTCCGCGTTCGTGAAGATATCTCAGGCGTCATGGTCAATCGAGGCGTTCTTAATATCAGCAAGGAATATAAGGTGACCAGAAAAAGAGCAGAAGCATTGATACAGCACGAAATCGGCACACACGTTGTCACTTACTTTAATGGACGACAACAACCATTGAGCATTTTTAGTCTAGGAGTTCCGGGGTATGAAGAATTGCAAGAAGGATTGGCGGTACTGGCTGAATATATTGTCGGAGGATTAAACAACGATCGTTTAAGAATCATTGCTGCCCGTGTCATCGCAGTTCAAAATATGCTTTTGGGAAACTCATTCATTGACACGTTTTCTATGCTCGTAGACCAATATAATTTCTTGCCTGAAACAGCATTTACGATTGTCATGAGAGTATATAGAGGTGGAGGTCTTACGAAAGATGCTTTATACCTCAAAGGGTTGATGGAACTTATCACTTATCTTAAAGATGGCAACAATGTACATCTATTAATGATGGGAAAAATCAGAAAAGACTATCTACCAATCATTAAAGATCTCTTGCAAAAAGAAATCCTAATCCCACCTGCAGTCACTCCACGTTATTTATTTCCAGAATTCAGTCCTCAGTGGAAAGACGTTAAAAGAAAAGGAAGCATCTTCAAATTAATACAATAA
- a CDS encoding tyrosine/phenylalanine carboxypeptidase domain-containing protein has translation MIHVGQKDLLPLAEYFQKNIKKEAREIFVSIAKDLNIPQPIGVPILYSKKELQNKQILLMGISIKQNYVDSDDLVLPMLIRLYRETLAKCLSRLFFEFLRVYTHLNATAQRLNFHQELTPLMNEIDKSLAQESTKFDFLLMVTPLNAHEAWLQFKKDKYWKTPKFLYRPLHVDPDLVKRRLYNLRIEDIYDPTMAYIFRDKRTELDNMVSMIADRGKDDFLHGSLQVFGNVSEKLYKSAMAILMVTEPEEPIKKADDYISANEFAKMARDEVKFFTEAKC, from the coding sequence ATGATCCATGTAGGTCAAAAAGACCTCCTCCCATTAGCCGAATATTTCCAAAAAAACATTAAAAAAGAAGCTAGGGAAATTTTTGTTTCCATCGCAAAGGATCTAAATATACCACAACCTATAGGTGTCCCTATTTTATATAGTAAAAAGGAATTACAGAATAAACAGATTCTATTGATGGGAATATCCATCAAACAAAATTATGTTGATTCTGACGATCTAGTCTTGCCCATGCTGATTAGGTTATATCGGGAAACTCTTGCCAAATGTCTTTCAAGGTTATTCTTTGAATTTTTAAGAGTTTACACCCATCTAAATGCTACCGCTCAAAGATTAAATTTTCATCAAGAATTAACCCCATTGATGAATGAAATAGATAAATCATTAGCTCAGGAAAGCACCAAATTTGATTTCCTGTTAATGGTTACTCCTTTGAATGCTCATGAAGCTTGGCTCCAATTTAAAAAAGATAAATATTGGAAAACTCCGAAGTTTCTTTATCGTCCACTTCATGTTGACCCTGATCTTGTGAAACGGAGATTATACAACCTTCGGATCGAGGATATTTATGATCCTACTATGGCCTATATTTTTAGGGACAAAAGAACAGAGTTAGATAATATGGTCAGCATGATAGCTGATCGTGGAAAAGATGATTTTTTACATGGAAGCCTCCAGGTCTTCGGGAATGTATCTGAGAAACTTTATAAATCTGCGATGGCTATTTTGATGGTTACCGAACCTGAAGAGCCTATAAAAAAAGCTGATGACTATATTTCTGCGAACGAATTTGCAAAGATGGCACGAGACGAGGTTAAGTTTTTTACAGAGGCAAAATGCTGA
- a CDS encoding YheC/YheD family protein, with translation MKIAILINQSHKEEERFTTTMLALKALERGHTVLYIGLADFVYEDEQSVSAHCRVITPGHGLTNGADFVKYLKDAEKTLVDLNEVDILWLRFDPTLDMINRPWAAAAGIQFAQLVKKNGRLVINDPDYLVQANNKLYLENFPKSVRPKTLVTRSHEDVLRFLEEQKDKIILKPLKGSGGKNVFMIDYKERQNLKQNSGSNFEGWVCNCSRIFT, from the coding sequence ATGAAAATCGCAATCTTAATCAATCAATCTCATAAAGAAGAGGAAAGATTTACCACTACTATGCTCGCTTTAAAAGCCCTTGAGCGAGGGCATACGGTTTTGTACATCGGTTTGGCAGATTTTGTCTATGAAGATGAGCAATCTGTCTCTGCCCATTGCAGAGTCATCACTCCAGGCCACGGATTAACCAATGGAGCTGATTTTGTCAAATATCTCAAAGACGCTGAAAAAACATTAGTAGATCTAAATGAGGTGGACATACTTTGGTTGAGGTTTGACCCTACACTAGATATGATAAATAGACCTTGGGCAGCAGCAGCTGGGATTCAATTTGCACAATTGGTCAAAAAGAATGGCCGATTAGTAATCAATGACCCTGACTACCTCGTACAAGCCAACAACAAACTGTATCTCGAAAATTTCCCTAAATCTGTAAGACCAAAGACTTTGGTAACAAGAAGCCATGAAGATGTCCTTAGATTCTTGGAAGAACAGAAAGATAAGATCATATTGAAACCGTTGAAAGGATCGGGTGGGAAAAATGTTTTTATGATCGATTACAAAGAAAGGCAAAACCTAAAACAAAACAGTGGAAGCAATTTCGAGGGATGGGTATGTAAT